A window of the Cannabis sativa cultivar Pink pepper isolate KNU-18-1 chromosome X, ASM2916894v1, whole genome shotgun sequence genome harbors these coding sequences:
- the LOC115704295 gene encoding transcription factor CAULIFLOWER isoform X2: protein MGRGKVELKRIENPTSRQVTFSKRRNGLLKKAFELSLLCDAEVGLIVFSPSGKLYQYASHDMESSIVRYKSEMGLLGSADDQHSRAIEFWRTRIEEMKRSTETLEANLRNLAGEDLSTLGMKELKQLERQLKIGVERVRCKKRRILSEHINYLKRKRRELLEENKRLLRKVKLDQQIDAVN from the exons atgggaaGAGGAAAAGTGGAGCTGAAGAGGATAGAGAACCCAACAAGCAGGCAAGTGACCTTCTCAAAGAGGAGAAATGGGCTATTGAAGAAAGCTTTTGAGCTTTCGTTGCTTTGTGATGCTGAGGTTGGTCTTATTGTTTTCTCTCCTTCTGGGAAGCTCTACCAATATGCCAGCCATGA CATGGAGAGTAGCATTGTGAGATACAAGAGTGAAATGGGATTGCTAGGATCCGCTGATGACCAACATTCTAGAGCCATagag TTCTGGAGGACAAGAATTGAAGAAATGAAAAGATCAACAGAAACCTTGGAAGCAAATTTGAG GAACTTAGCTGGTGAAGATTTATCAACATTGGGCATGAAAGAGTTGAAACAGCTTGAGCGTCAGCTTAAGATTGGGGTTGAACGAGTCCGCTGCAAGAAG agaaggatcctatCTGAGCACATCAACTACCTGAAAAGAAAG CGTCGAGAATTGCTAGAGGAGAACAAACGGCTTCTGAGAAAA GTTAAGCTAGATCAACAGATAGATGCTGTCAATTAA
- the LOC115704295 gene encoding MADS-box transcription factor 27 isoform X1 — translation MGRGKVELKRIENPTSRQVTFSKRRNGLLKKAFELSLLCDAEVGLIVFSPSGKLYQYASHDMESSIVRYKSEMGLLGSADDQHSRAIELQFWRTRIEEMKRSTETLEANLRNLAGEDLSTLGMKELKQLERQLKIGVERVRCKKRRILSEHINYLKRKRRELLEENKRLLRKVKLDQQIDAVN, via the exons atgggaaGAGGAAAAGTGGAGCTGAAGAGGATAGAGAACCCAACAAGCAGGCAAGTGACCTTCTCAAAGAGGAGAAATGGGCTATTGAAGAAAGCTTTTGAGCTTTCGTTGCTTTGTGATGCTGAGGTTGGTCTTATTGTTTTCTCTCCTTCTGGGAAGCTCTACCAATATGCCAGCCATGA CATGGAGAGTAGCATTGTGAGATACAAGAGTGAAATGGGATTGCTAGGATCCGCTGATGACCAACATTCTAGAGCCATagag TTGCAGTTCTGGAGGACAAGAATTGAAGAAATGAAAAGATCAACAGAAACCTTGGAAGCAAATTTGAG GAACTTAGCTGGTGAAGATTTATCAACATTGGGCATGAAAGAGTTGAAACAGCTTGAGCGTCAGCTTAAGATTGGGGTTGAACGAGTCCGCTGCAAGAAG agaaggatcctatCTGAGCACATCAACTACCTGAAAAGAAAG CGTCGAGAATTGCTAGAGGAGAACAAACGGCTTCTGAGAAAA GTTAAGCTAGATCAACAGATAGATGCTGTCAATTAA